GAGTCGGCGCCGAATGCCGGTACGGCGGTGGTCATAACGCTGCCGCTGGCGCAACGCGGAGGGTAGAAGGAGAAGGACGCAATGAGATTATTGCTGGTAGACGACAATGCTTTGTTTCTCGAAGGACTGGGGAATATGCTGGCCGCCAACGATATCGAGGTGGCGGGAACGGCCCGAAATGGCCCGGAGGCTCTCGGCAAGGCGGAAGAGCTTAAGCCCGACGTCATCCTGATGGATGTTCAGATGCCCGGCGGCGGCGGTATCGAGGCTACCCGGCTGATTAAGGCGAAGCTTCCCGATGTGAAAGTCGTGATGCTGACGGTATCCCAGGATGACGCCCATCTGTTCGAGGCGATCAAGGCCGGCGCCGCCGGATATTTGCTGAAAGGTATGGCCAAGGAGCATTTTTTGCAGCAACTGTCAGGGATGGCCACCGGCGATACGCCGCTGTCGCCCGGCCTGGC
This is a stretch of genomic DNA from Sporomusaceae bacterium. It encodes these proteins:
- a CDS encoding response regulator transcription factor, yielding MRLLLVDDNALFLEGLGNMLAANDIEVAGTARNGPEALGKAEELKPDVILMDVQMPGGGGIEATRLIKAKLPDVKVVMLTVSQDDAHLFEAIKAGAAGYLLKGMAKEHFLQQLSGMATGDTPLSPGLAAKVLAEFARRENTREARAEAAARTALLTPRQGEILGLVAGGLTYKEVGDKLGISEAAIKYHMGEITARLQLENKSQAVAFAAKQGLVAAPGKD